In one Acanthochromis polyacanthus isolate Apoly-LR-REF ecotype Palm Island chromosome 20, KAUST_Apoly_ChrSc, whole genome shotgun sequence genomic region, the following are encoded:
- the LOC127531400 gene encoding leukocyte elastase inhibitor-like isoform X19 — MASPSPLAQANTKFSLALFKNLGDNDKTANLFYSPFSISSALAMVMLGARGNTEAQMSECLKTEACKAEVHSDFGQLLSELNKSDAPYALSVANRLYGEQSYQFVQDFLGKTRKHYNAELESVDFITDYEKARLKINSWVEKQTQGKIKDVLAQGVVDDMTRLVLVNAIYFKGKWNKQFKESSTRDAEFKVNKNETKSVKMMYQKTKFPFKSIPEVNCKILEMPYKGKELSMLIFLPNDMEDSTTGLEKLEKELTYEKFVEWTRPDRIYEVEVQVGLPRFKMEEKYDMKKVLVSMGMVDAFDMGKSDFSGMSPANDLVLSKVIHKAFVEVNEEGTEAAAATVATYVKCSYTPPAKFIADHPFLFFIRHNPSMSILFAGRYCSPE, encoded by the exons ATGGCATCTCCAAGCCCCCTAGCTCAGGCCAACACCAAATTCTCTCTGGCTTTGTTCAAGAACCTCGGCGATAATGACAAGACAGCAAACCTCTTCTACTCCCCCTTCAGCATCTCTTCTGCCCTGGCTATGGTGATGCTGGGGGCGAGAGGCAACACAGAAGCGCAGATGTCAGAG TGTCTGAAAACCGAGGCTTGTAAGGCTGAAGTCCACTCTGACTTTGGTCAGCTGCTGAGTGAGCTGAACAAATCAGACGCTCCGTACGCCCTCAGTGTTGCCAACAGACTCTATGGAGAGCAGTCCTACCAGTTTGTTCAG GATTTCTTGGGAAAAACCAGGAAGCACTACAACGCTGAGCTGGAATCTGTGGACTTCATCACTGACTATGAAAAAGCCAGACTCAAAATCAACAGCTGGGTggagaaacaaacacaag GTAAAATTAAGGATGTGCTGGCCCAGGGTGTGGTGGACGACATGACCAGGTTGGTGCTGGTCAATGCCATCTACTTCAAGGGCAAGTGGAACAAGCAGTTTAAGGAGAGCTCCACACGTGACGCTGAATTTAAAGTCAACAag aatgAAACCAAGTCCGTAAAGATGATGTACCAGAAAACTAAATTTCCTTTCAAGTCCATCCCTGAAGTGAACTGCAAG ATCCTCGAGATGCCCTACAAAGGCAAGGAGCTCAGCATGCTCATCTTCCTCCCCAATGACATGGAGGACAGTACAACAGGCCTGGAGAag CTGGAGAAGGAGCTGACCTATGAGAAGTTTGTGGAGTGGACTCGTCCAGACAGGATATATGAAGTTGAGGTCCAGGTGGGTCTGCCTCGATTCAAGATGGAGGAGAAGTACGACATGAAGAAGGTCCTGGTCAGCATGGGCATGGTGGACGCCTTTGACATGGGAAAGAGTGACTTCTCTG GCATGTCTCCTGCCAATGACCTGGTGCTGTCTAAAGTCATCCATAAGGCTTTCGTGGAGGTCAACGAGGAGGGaactgaggctgctgctgccaccgTTGCTACCTATGTTAAATGTTCCTACACACCTCCAGCCAAATTCATCGCAGACCAccccttcctcttcttcatccgACACAACCCTTCCATGAGCATCCTCTTTGCTGGCCGATACTGCTCCCCTGAGTGA